The genomic stretch AAAAGGAACTAAAGTCTGTCGGCTATGACATTCCTGTGGAAGTGAACGATTCTGTTCTCTCTTTCATACGCATTTTTCAGAATTCCCGCAGGAAAGAATTTGTTGGCGGTTTGGTTCGTTCCGGCCGGTATTTACCCATGATGAAACGGATTTTCCGTGAACAGGGTTTGCCAGAGGATCTGGTCTACACCGCATTGATTGAGAGTTCTTTCAAATCGAATGCGTACTCGCGCGCCAGAGCCAAGGGCTTCTGGCAGTTCATTTCGGGAACCGCAAAAAGATACGATCTTCGCATGGATTGGTGGGTCGATCAGAGATCTGACTTCGAACGATCGACTTACGCAGCCACCGAATACTTGCGGGACCTGCATGGCATGTTCGGCGATTGGTACCTCGCACTTGCAGGTTACAACGCGGGTGAGAATAAGGTCGCGTACGGCTTAAGACAGAGTGGCGCTCAAAATTTTTGGCAGCTTGCCAGAACTCGATACATCCGGCAGGAAACCAAGAACTATGTGCCTGCAATTCTGGCCGCAATGATCATTGCAAAAGATCCGGAAAAGTATGGATTTTATGAACAACTGGAACTTCCTCTCGAATTTGACACTGTCCCGGTAGATTATACGGTTGACCTGAGACTCGTTGCCGAATGTTCGGGAGTCAGTCTCGAAGAAATCTATATGCTCAATCCGGAGCTGACAAGGTTAACCACACCTTCGAATATGAACTACGTTTTGCGCGTACCCAAGGACAAAAAAGACACTTACCTGACGGAAATCGCAGCGATTCCTACGGAAAAAAGAGTGACCTGGCGAAAACATGAAGTGCGGCCCGGCGAAACCATCGGTTCTATTGCAGCCATCTATCGCACCTCTGAAAGCTCCATCGCTTCAGTCAATTCCTTTTCCGCCGGATACGACATCACAGCCGGCCAGAAACTTGTAATTCCGATCGGACGTTCCAATCCTGTCAGATACGAACCAAAGAAAAGCTATTCATCCTACGGACAACAAAAGTATTACCGGGTGCGAAAGGGGGATACGCTTTTCAAGATTGCCAGTAAACACGGGATAACAGTTCAGCAGTTGTCCGCCTGGAATAACATCTCTTCAAAGCACGTGCTCCATACGGGAGAGTCTCTGGTTGTTCATGGGATTAAAACCGCTTCAAAGTCATCCTCACGGAACAGCAAAAGAATCACTTACAAGGTAAAAAAAGGGGACACGCTTTACAAAATTGCCAGCAGCTACAATACGAATGTGGAAGATCTCGTTCGCTGGAATAAGAAAGCTAGAAGTGGAATTTATCCCGGCGATCGTTTGACAATCTATACCAAGTAATCTTTAGGCGGGTTGTTCGTTGCCTCAGATGCGCGAACACCCGCCTTTCTTATATATATGTTAGAATCGAGAACATTGGAGACATGGTGAAACAATCGCTACTGAGACGAGTCACGACCACTTTCAAAACTGGTGGTTTTAAAGCCATTCTTTATAGAACGCAGATCTTTGTAAGGAGGCGTTTCTATCGTTTGCTCTCTTATTCACAGAGAATGAATGCAGAAGTGCATGGCATCGACGTGCCGAAAGAAGTGGTTGCGGCCTGTATGTATAAAGCGCGGTTCAAAATCACTAATCGAAGCCGTATTGTTTGGAACGCTACAGGAAGCAAAACTCCGTCATTCTCCGCAGCAGCTATCGTTGTAGGTCCGAATGGTGAGACATATGAGCAAGTGCAAGCGGTTCTGACAAGTGATTTAGGGCCCGGTTCAAGTTGTGAGATGGATCTGACCCTGGAAGTTCCACGAAAACCTGGAAAGTATACTCTACAGGTCGATCTCGTCAGGGAAAACTGTTATTGGTTCACAGAAATTGGTCGTTTCGTTTTCGAGACTCCAATTCTAGTAACTGCACACTCTGCTTCACTTTTCGCTGCGCGGATTCCGGCAATTGACATAACGATGGATATAACCAACAAGTGTCCGCTGAAGTGTATTCAGTGTCGCAAGACCTACTTCGAGACGTTTGAAGAACAACGGGATATGAATTTTGAATTATTCAAGCGGATTTCGGCTGAAGTGTTTCCTCATGCGCGCTCTGTGATGCTTTCGAGCGCCGGTGAGCCTCTCATGACGAAAAACCTCTTTGACGCCGTTGATATTACACGCAGTTACAATGTTCGGGAGATATCATTCATATCAGCCGGCTTTCATCTCAACGCCAGCCGCGCCGAAAAGATCGTCGATAACGGCGTAACCAGGGTGGAGTTCTCCATAGATGGCGCCAGCGCTCCCGTTTATAACAAAATCCGCATCGGCAGCGATTTCGACAAGGTGATTAAGAATATTACCTACCTGAGTGAATATAAAAAGAAGAAGAAAAGTCGCACTCCACTGCTGCGCTTCAACTATGTGCTCATGAAAAACAACATTCACGAGCTTCCTGCTTTTATAGATCTTGCCGCTAAACTGGGAGTGGAAGAAGTGCAGTCCCAACATATGGTCATCTTTGTTGGTGGAATAAAAGAGGAAGCACTGGTCTTCGACAAAGAGCGTTCGAATCAATACATCAGCGAGGCGAAAGAGCGGGCCAGCCAGCACGGAATCAGATTTTATCACCCGCCCCTATTTGATATTGGCGATGAACATACAAGAAAGAAATCGGTTCTGGATGGCAAGATTTTCACGCAAGAAGATCAATACGATTACGAACGTAAAACGCATCCAATTCTAAATGATGGAATGCAGCTTTGTACTGATCCCTGGCGCAAACTTTATATTGATTGGCAGGGAATGGTCTATCCCTGTTGTGTGTGGAAAGAAGAGCCTTTGGGGGATCTGACAAAAAGCTCATTCCTGGAAATCTGGGAATCGGTTCGATATCGAGAGCTCAGAAAGGGTTTAACCACTGGAAAGCTTGGAAAAAGCTGCGCAGAATGCTCAGTAATTACCGGAGGAGACGTCAACAGCGAACAATCCTATTTTTTTGGTCAGAATTGACAATCTAGATTAAGCAATCAATAATCGAACTTTAGGCGGGTCGTGCTCTTCGGAGCGCGCACCCGCTTTTTTTATTTTAATCGTGGATCGTGATCGTAATCGTGATCGTAATCGTTTCGTAAATCGTAGCAAACATGGCGCAACCAGACAACGATACCGCACAAACAAGTCATTTCAATCATGAAAATCTACGAGCCTATCGGTATGCAATCGAATTTGTTTCGTGGTGCGATGCGTTACTTGAGAAAGTACCTAAGAAATTCAGTGTTCATGATCAACTCGATCGAGCTTCCACGAGTATCCCACTCAACATCGCGGAGGGTAACGGAAAATTCTCGAAAAAGGATCGATGTCGTTATCTGGACATTGCTCGAAGCTCAGCTTTGGAATGTGCTGCGGGTTTGGATGTTGTTGTAGCTAAAAAATGCGTAGAAGGATCGGAAATTAAATATGGAAAGAACCTGCTTCATACAATCGTTTCGATGTTGGTGGGGTTGATTAGGACATTTTCGAAGGATGATTAACGAATTGCGATTGTGATTGCGATCACGATTACGATTACGATCACGATCCACGATTAAAGGAGGTTTTGTATGCTCGCGAAGATGATTTCCAGTTGCATTGATGGGGTGGATGCGCACCGGGTGGATGTGGAAGTCGCTTTGCGCCGCACGGGAGTAGAATCGAAATGGTTTACGGTCGGCCTGCCGGATGTAGCAGTGAAGGAGAGTCAGCAACGGGTCCGTGTTGCGATGGGAAACTGTGGCTACTACATTCCGAATCAAACGATCACAGTGAATTTAGGTC from bacterium encodes the following:
- a CDS encoding LysM peptidoglycan-binding domain-containing protein, which translates into the protein MKKLYLFSLTCLICLVGLWGCGSSRKTVVLSKPAQNTGTVVSKPNATPVEAAITSARHHFFLGERELNLGHLEKAKAEFDASLDVLMKYQSEHAPDSRVEAVIDELQEKIFQHEIAALKAGDGFTEHPLEPALIDELKNIDTFPAPDQETKKEVEKELKSVGYDIPVEVNDSVLSFIRIFQNSRRKEFVGGLVRSGRYLPMMKRIFREQGLPEDLVYTALIESSFKSNAYSRARAKGFWQFISGTAKRYDLRMDWWVDQRSDFERSTYAATEYLRDLHGMFGDWYLALAGYNAGENKVAYGLRQSGAQNFWQLARTRYIRQETKNYVPAILAAMIIAKDPEKYGFYEQLELPLEFDTVPVDYTVDLRLVAECSGVSLEEIYMLNPELTRLTTPSNMNYVLRVPKDKKDTYLTEIAAIPTEKRVTWRKHEVRPGETIGSIAAIYRTSESSIASVNSFSAGYDITAGQKLVIPIGRSNPVRYEPKKSYSSYGQQKYYRVRKGDTLFKIASKHGITVQQLSAWNNISSKHVLHTGESLVVHGIKTASKSSSRNSKRITYKVKKGDTLYKIASSYNTNVEDLVRWNKKARSGIYPGDRLTIYTK
- a CDS encoding radical SAM protein, producing MVKQSLLRRVTTTFKTGGFKAILYRTQIFVRRRFYRLLSYSQRMNAEVHGIDVPKEVVAACMYKARFKITNRSRIVWNATGSKTPSFSAAAIVVGPNGETYEQVQAVLTSDLGPGSSCEMDLTLEVPRKPGKYTLQVDLVRENCYWFTEIGRFVFETPILVTAHSASLFAARIPAIDITMDITNKCPLKCIQCRKTYFETFEEQRDMNFELFKRISAEVFPHARSVMLSSAGEPLMTKNLFDAVDITRSYNVREISFISAGFHLNASRAEKIVDNGVTRVEFSIDGASAPVYNKIRIGSDFDKVIKNITYLSEYKKKKKSRTPLLRFNYVLMKNNIHELPAFIDLAAKLGVEEVQSQHMVIFVGGIKEEALVFDKERSNQYISEAKERASQHGIRFYHPPLFDIGDEHTRKKSVLDGKIFTQEDQYDYERKTHPILNDGMQLCTDPWRKLYIDWQGMVYPCCVWKEEPLGDLTKSSFLEIWESVRYRELRKGLTTGKLGKSCAECSVITGGDVNSEQSYFFGQN
- a CDS encoding four helix bundle protein, with the protein product MAQPDNDTAQTSHFNHENLRAYRYAIEFVSWCDALLEKVPKKFSVHDQLDRASTSIPLNIAEGNGKFSKKDRCRYLDIARSSALECAAGLDVVVAKKCVEGSEIKYGKNLLHTIVSMLVGLIRTFSKDD